Genomic segment of Pirellulales bacterium:
CAGCACCAATGCCAGGCACAACACCGCCAAAATCCAGAGCAATCGCAGCAGCCGACGGTCGGGGCTGGCGGACCTGACCGGTTGCGGCAGAGAAACATCATCCATCATCCAGCTTCCTATGTGTTGGTTTCAGCGCCGTCATTATAGACGGCTCCTGCGTGAAGCAACATCATTGATACGTCACGCGGTCGGAAGTGAGGCGTTCGCGGCGGTTGGGGCAGAGCCTAAGCGATGCCCCGCGTGGCCACGACCAGACAGCGGCCGTGGGGCAAAAAGTTCACGGGGGCGAAGCCGTCGGCTCACGGAAGGTAAAGCCTGCCTGCCCACGCGCACCGCGTCGACGTCCAACAGCGTTTGTATAAGGAAAACCACAACTCGGCCCGCGTATTGGCGATCGTTTCGGACCCGTTCGGCATCTGCGAGGCTGAGCACAATGTGCGAACAGAAGCGAACGAAGGGATGTACGCGAAGGTTCCGGTCTTTGACGGAAAGGACGCCCATAGCGGATATCGCGATGGCGCAAACTCGGCAAGACGGTCTGCAGTTCGGCCGGCCGACGCGACGAAATGCTCCCTGGGCAGAGGCGTCGTCTACTACTTGCCAATCCAAGCCGCAATCCGCAGGGCCAGCCATGCACGGGCGTATTCCCACCACGACCACCATCCTGATCATCGACGACGAAACGAGCGCCATCGATGATGTCGCGCACGCTTTACGTTTGACCGATTACGCCTGCCAATGGGCGACCTCCGAAACCGAGGCCGTCGAGTGCGTCCGCCGCGCGACGCCCGACCTGGTTGTTTCGGACATCGACCTGGCGGGCAGCAGCGGCCTGGAGCTTTGCCAGCAGCTCCGGCAATACCCCGGAATGGCCGACGTGCCCGTGATTTTCATTTCCGGCGCTCAGATTCCCGACGTCGTGCGGCAAGCACGCATGGCGGGCGGCGTCTATTTTCTGCGCAAGCCGTTCGACCCGGAAGTACTGATCGAACTGGTCGACAAGGCGCTCTGGATGCCGCACGTGTTGCGCCGCCAGTTGCAGCCCTGCCTGTAAAGTTGGGATAGCTCCCTGTCGGCCCTGGCTCACCGTCAATCAGGCGTTGGGCGTTAGGCGTTGGGTATCAGGCGCCGAGATCGGAGAGACCTGCAAATTGCAAATCTGCAATGCCTAACGCCCAACGCCTTGAACCCCGTGCTGCGATAGCGAACAATAGTGGGCGCGGTTTGAATCGCGGCCGTGATCCGGCATCGATTCGGGATCTTGCCTCTTTCCATTAGGTTCGCCTGACTCATGAAAATCGCCATCGTCGGCACCGGCTATGTGGGACTTGTCACCGGCGCGTGTTTTGCCGAAACCGGCAACGACGTGACCTGCGTCGATGTCGACGCCCAGAAAATTGCCCGCCTCACGGAAGGCGATGTGCCGATCTATGAGCCGGGCCTGGGCGAGATCGTGGTGCGCAACAGCGAAGACGGCCGGCTGCACTTCACCACCGACCTGGCCTCGGCGGTCGGGCCGGCACGGCTGGTGTTCTTGGCAGTCGGCACGCCCAGTGCCGACGACGGCTCGGCCGACCTCAGCACGTTGTGGACGGTGGTCGACCAGATCGCCGGCCTTCTCGCGCATGACGCAATCGTGATTACCAAAAGCACGGTGCCCGTGGGAACCAACACCGCCATTTGGCAGCGGCTGCGGGAACACACCGGTCGCGAGTGCGACGTGGCCAGCAATCCTGAGTTCTTGAAAGAGGGGGCCGCGCTGGACGACTTCATGAAGCCCGACCGGGTCGTGGTCGGCGTCCGTCGGCCGGAAGTGGCCGAGGAATTGCGCGAGCTTTATGCGCCCTTCCTGCGGACGGAAAAGCCGTTTCTGGTCATGTCGCCGGAGAGCGCCGAGATGACCAAGTACGTTTCCAACGCGCTGCTCTCGACCAAAATCAGCTTCATCAACGAGGTGGCCAATCTTTGCGAACGGATGCAAGCCGACATCAACGACGTGCGCCGCGGCATCGGGCACGACAGCCGCATCGGCTTCGCCTTTCTGTTTCCCGGCGTCGGCTACGGCGGCAGTTGCTTTCCCAAGGACGTGCGGGCACTGAAGGCCATGGCCCGCGCCCACGGAATCGAACCCCGCTTGCTGGCCGCCGTCGACGCCGTGAACGAACAGCAGAAGACGGTGATGTTCGCCAAGCTGGCCCGGCGTTTCGCCCGTTTTGACGGCCGAAAGATCGCCGTTTGGGGCCTGGCGTTCAAGCCCCGCACCGACGATATCCGCGAGGCGCCCGCCCTGACGCTGATCGACGAGCTGTTGGCGCAGGGCGCTCACGTGCAGGTCCACGATCCCGAGGCGATGGAGAACGTGCGCGGCCGCTACGGCGACCGGCTGCTCTATGCCGAAAGCAAATACGACGCGCTCAACGGCGCCGAAGCGTTGGTGATCATGACCGAGTGGAAGCAGTTCGTACACCCGGATTTCGACGAAATGCGCCGGCGGATGAAGTCGCCGCTGATCTTCGACGGCCGCAACATCTATGAGCCGGCGCACGTCCGCGCCGCGGGCTTTGCCTATGAGTCGATCGGCCGCGCGCCGGTAGAAGCTACCATTTCTTCGGCAATCGTGCGATGATAGAGGGGCAGACCTAAAACGGTCCCATTTGCACCGAATCCTCAATTGTCAGGAGCTTTTGCATGTCCACCCGCGCTCTGTTCACGACCGCCACCGCGTTGCTTCTGGCTACGTCGACGCTCGCCGCCAATGCGGCCGCGGCCGACGAGGCCGTGAAGCTTTCCTGGAAGTTCAAAAAGGGCGAGAAACTGCACTACGTCGTCGAGCAAAGCACGACGACCGAAGGCCGGTTCGGCGGACAAGCGATCAAAAACGACATGAAGCAGACGCTGGACCTGGCGTGGACGGTCAACGACGTCGCCGACGACGGGACGGCGCACCTCACGCAAACCATCCGCCGCGTGCGGCTGAAGATGAGCCAGCCCGGCGATCCGGGCGTGGAATACGATTCGTCGTCGAAAGAAGCTCCCCAGGGTTTCGCGGCCCAGATGGCCGGAGTTTACAAAGTGCTGGTGGACAAGCCGATCAAGGTGAAGATGAGTCCGCTGGGCACCGTCAGCGACGTCACGCTTCCGGAAGGGCTGGCCGACGAAATGAAGCGCTCTGCCGGACCGGGGCCGGCGGCGGCCATGTTCAACGAAGATGTTGTGAAGCAAATGGTCGGCGGACCGGTGTTCGTCTTGGCCGACCATGCGGTGAAGAAGGGCGAGACGTGGAAGCACCAGGCCGCGATGTCGAATCCGCAGATCGGCAAGTCGACGATCGAGTTCACTTTTACTTACCTCGGCACGGAGAAGCAGGATGGCAAAGAGTTCGACAAGATCGGCATGTCGATGAAGATGTCGATCACCCCCGCCGGCGCCGGCGCGCCGACCGTCGAGATCAAGAGCCAGCAGTCGGAGGGTGACATTGATTTCGACCGCGCCGCCGGCCGTCTGGAAAAGATTCGGACGAAATCGAAGATGGCCATGGCGATCACCGCCGGCGGCACCAAACTCGATCAAGCGATCACGTCCGACAACTCGATGCGCCTGACCGACGGCAAAGGCGACGAAAAGGCGTCCGAGACCGAGAAATAGCGTATCAGCCACGGCGGCAAAACAACGATCGTAGGGTGGGACCAGCGAGCTTGCGAGCGCCGGCCCACCATTGAGTCGCGCCGACGGTGGGCCGGCGCTCGCAAGCTCGCTGGTCCCACCCTACCTATCGCAACATTCGCGGCGACGGCCCACGGAGTTCGTTTGATGCCAGCCGAGCAACCGATTCTGTATACCATCGGCCATTCGACCCACTCGTTCGACGCCCTGTTGGAATTGCTGAGGCAACACGGCGTCACGGCGGTTGCCGACGTTCGTTCGCATCCTTATAGCGCGCGACTTGGGCACTTCAATCGCGAGGAGCTGTCGTCGGCGTTGGAGGCGGCCGGCATCAAATATGTCTTTCTCGGCAAAGAACTGGGCGCGCGACGCGATGAACGCGACTCCTACTCGGGCGACCGGGCGGCCTACGAACGCATCGCCGGGCTGCCCGGCTTCGCGGCCGGTCTGGAGCGGCTGCGCAACGGCGCCCGCGATTACCGAGTGGCCTTGTTGTGCGCCGAAAAAGAGCCGCTCGATTGCCACCGCACGGTGCTCGTTTGCCGCGAGTTGCGGGACGAGTTCGAGATCCGGCATATTCTGGCAGACGGCAGCCTGGAGCGCCACGCCGACACCGAGCGCCGCCTCGTTCAAGAGACCGGCGTCACGCGGACCTTGTTCGATCCGCCGGACCTGACCGACGACGATCTCGTGCAGCAGGCCTACGACGAGCGAGCGCGAAAGATCGCTTACCGCGCCGCACAAGAGGAGGTGCCCCAGTGAGCTCCGCCACGGCGCCGATGCAGGCGAACATCACCTTGTTCACGATCGGTTTTACCGGCAAATCGGCCCGCGAATTCTTCGAGCGGCTCGAACGATCGGGCGTGCGCCGGCTGGTCGACACGCGGCTGAACAACGTTTCGCAGCTCGCCGGCTTCACCAAGAAACGCGACCTGGAATACTTTCTGCGCGCCATCGCCGACATCGATTACACCCACGATCCGGGACTGGCGCCGACCAAGGACCTGCTCGACGATTACAAGAAGAAACGCATCGACTGGGACGAGTACGCGCGGCGCTTCGACGAGTTGCTGCGGTCGCGGCGGCCGGCCGAGCGGCTCACGCTCGACGAACTGGATGGCGCCTGCCTGCTGTGCAGCGAACCGACACCGGAGAACTGCCATCGCCGGCTGGTCGCCGAATATCTCAAGGAGGAGTGGACACATGTAACCATTGAACACCTCTGAAACTGCGCGAGGAATCGCTGAGATGACCAGGCTTGTCTGTCTCGCCAATTCGAAGCGGCCGCATGGCCGGTGTGTGGCCGGCATCGATCTCGACACCGGCCGGTGGCTGCGTCCCGTCCCGGTGGAACACGACGCCGTGCCCGAAGAGCGATTGTGGCTGTCGGGCACATTCCTGGCGCCGCTCGACGTTATTGAATTGGAGTTGGCTCCGATCAGCCCCACTCCGCGTTTTCAGCGTGAGAACCACGTGGTCCGCGACTGGAACTGGGCCCGGCGCGGCCGTCTGAAAGCGACCGAGCTGTTGCGATATGTCGAGGAGCACGCGCCGATCTTTCACGGCAGCGAAGACCGCGTGCCGCCCTACGTGCTCGATTTCTTGCCGCCCGCTGAATGGAAGTCGCTGCAATTAGTCAGGCCGCGCGGCCTGACGTTGGAGCGCGATCCGGCCGGTCCGCACCGTTGGCGTGCCCGCTTCCGCGACCGCGACAACCACAAATACTGTTTT
This window contains:
- a CDS encoding DUF488 domain-containing protein; this encodes MSSATAPMQANITLFTIGFTGKSAREFFERLERSGVRRLVDTRLNNVSQLAGFTKKRDLEYFLRAIADIDYTHDPGLAPTKDLLDDYKKKRIDWDEYARRFDELLRSRRPAERLTLDELDGACLLCSEPTPENCHRRLVAEYLKEEWTHVTIEHL
- a CDS encoding DUF488 domain-containing protein gives rise to the protein MPAEQPILYTIGHSTHSFDALLELLRQHGVTAVADVRSHPYSARLGHFNREELSSALEAAGIKYVFLGKELGARRDERDSYSGDRAAYERIAGLPGFAAGLERLRNGARDYRVALLCAEKEPLDCHRTVLVCRELRDEFEIRHILADGSLERHADTERRLVQETGVTRTLFDPPDLTDDDLVQQAYDERARKIAYRAAQEEVPQ
- a CDS encoding UDP-glucose/GDP-mannose dehydrogenase family protein: MKIAIVGTGYVGLVTGACFAETGNDVTCVDVDAQKIARLTEGDVPIYEPGLGEIVVRNSEDGRLHFTTDLASAVGPARLVFLAVGTPSADDGSADLSTLWTVVDQIAGLLAHDAIVITKSTVPVGTNTAIWQRLREHTGRECDVASNPEFLKEGAALDDFMKPDRVVVGVRRPEVAEELRELYAPFLRTEKPFLVMSPESAEMTKYVSNALLSTKISFINEVANLCERMQADINDVRRGIGHDSRIGFAFLFPGVGYGGSCFPKDVRALKAMARAHGIEPRLLAAVDAVNEQQKTVMFAKLARRFARFDGRKIAVWGLAFKPRTDDIREAPALTLIDELLAQGAHVQVHDPEAMENVRGRYGDRLLYAESKYDALNGAEALVIMTEWKQFVHPDFDEMRRRMKSPLIFDGRNIYEPAHVRAAGFAYESIGRAPVEATISSAIVR
- a CDS encoding DUF6263 family protein, whose protein sequence is MSTRALFTTATALLLATSTLAANAAAADEAVKLSWKFKKGEKLHYVVEQSTTTEGRFGGQAIKNDMKQTLDLAWTVNDVADDGTAHLTQTIRRVRLKMSQPGDPGVEYDSSSKEAPQGFAAQMAGVYKVLVDKPIKVKMSPLGTVSDVTLPEGLADEMKRSAGPGPAAAMFNEDVVKQMVGGPVFVLADHAVKKGETWKHQAAMSNPQIGKSTIEFTFTYLGTEKQDGKEFDKIGMSMKMSITPAGAGAPTVEIKSQQSEGDIDFDRAAGRLEKIRTKSKMAMAITAGGTKLDQAITSDNSMRLTDGKGDEKASETEK
- a CDS encoding response regulator; translation: MHGRIPTTTTILIIDDETSAIDDVAHALRLTDYACQWATSETEAVECVRRATPDLVVSDIDLAGSSGLELCQQLRQYPGMADVPVIFISGAQIPDVVRQARMAGGVYFLRKPFDPEVLIELVDKALWMPHVLRRQLQPCL